A stretch of Saccharomyces cerevisiae S288C chromosome IV, complete sequence DNA encodes these proteins:
- the MFG1 gene encoding Mfg1p (Regulator of filamentous growth; interacts with FLO11 promoter and regulates FLO11 expression; binds to transcription factors Flo8p and Mss11p; green fluorescent protein (GFP)-fusion protein localizes to the nucleus; YDL233W is not an essential gene) yields the protein MYQGPPQPPPQAVPMPYIVNNNTPPYPNGNINFPPTAQQNIPPTVYPQQVPFPGQPQGGQFPQPSSEQQVFNQLPQVTQTFHNSAQNTNATGGPGSGSMPMFTPVASFPHPMATAATAAAPLPRSASQASLSMLRVPYHVRKYLSNLAMLKLYEIINEVNTAMGKIGLLSFWTELISDIFTPDAVIRYSKKSMTDYREFEFIIPVFPVICSTLGRFGIVRMEVKVLQLKTQVLSNSTIFFNCPRVTFVYYYPDGSYITHFSQMKGAFDLDLKINWLDVSMHSFVPDIEWNAVERLLSDDTKSTEIEQIFRKLKQEDVKEQGNSFAENNATNVPPNFEAITQLRSYFDVFRNVSVFGTQEGLMRVMQISTVMSTLKNLRKFQIEKNIDSPVTALSAYIDADKKDSGSEPLHAKRRRNSGISPRTTTLGPNGNSNTSNEELPTSDVNDINKDMTKKKMKF from the coding sequence ATGTACCAAGGCCCACCGCAACCGCCTCCTCAAGCTGTGCCGATGCCTTACATTGTGAATAATAACACACCACCGTACCCAAATGGTAATATTAACTTTCCTCCCACCGCGCAGCAGAATATACCGCCCACGGTTTATCCACAACAAGTGCCATTTCCAGGTCAACCACAGGGGGGTCAATTTCCACAGCCTTCATCAGAACAGCAGGTGTTTAACCAGCTTCCACAAGTGACTCAAACTTTTCACAACTCTGCGCAGAATACGAATGCAACTGGGGGCCCTGGCAGCGGGTCTATGCCAATGTTTACGCCGGTAGCATCCTTTCCCCATCCCATGGCTACAGCAGCAACGGCAGCTGCTCCGTTACCACGGTCTGCATCCCAGGCATCTTTATCTATGTTACGGGTGCCGTATCATGTAAGAAAATACTTATCTAATTTGGCGATGTTGAAATTGTACGAAATAATAAATGAGGTGAATACGGCAATGGGTAAGATTGGCCTGCTTTCATTCTGGACAGAATTAATATCAGATATTTTTACACCTGATGCAGTTATAAGGTATAGTAAAAAGTCTATGACAGATTATAGAGAATTCGAATTTATCATCCCAGTGTTCCCAGTTATTTGCTCTACATTAGGCAGATTTGGCATCGTTAGAATGGAAGTTAAGGTTTTACAATTGAAAACACAAGTTCTAAGTAATTCTacgatttttttcaactgtCCTCGTGTCACATTTGTCTATTATTATCCTGATGGTTCATATATTACACATTTTTCCCAAATGAAAGGTGCTTTCGATTTGGACTTGAAAATTAATTGGCTGGACGTATCTATGCATAGTTTTGTCCCTGATATTGAATGGAATGCAGTGGAACGGCTTTTGAGTGATGACACAAAGTCTAcagaaattgaacaaaTATTCCGTAAATTGAAACAAGAAGATGTCAAAGAGCAAGGGAATTCTTTTGCAGAAAATAATGCTACGAATGTTCCTCCGAATTTTGAGGCCATCACTCAGCTGAGATCATATTTTGACGTATTCAGAAACGTCTCTGTGTTTGGCACTCAAGAAGGGTTGATGAGAGTCATGCAAATAAGTACCGTTATGTctactttgaaaaaccttCGAAAGtttcaaattgaaaagaacaTTGATAGTCCCGTGACCGCCCTAAGTGCGTACATTGACGCCGACAAGAAGGACAGTGGAAGCGAGCCCTTGCACGCAAAGAGGCGACGCAACAGCGGTATCTCTCCTCGCACCACGACGTTGGGGCCAAACGGCAACTCCAATACAAGCAATGAAGAGCTTCCAACAAGTGATGTGAATGATATTAACAAAGACATgacaaaaaagaagatgaagttTTAA
- the OST4 gene encoding olichyl-diphosphooligosaccharide--protein glycotransferase OST4 (Subunit of the oligosaccharyltransferase complex of the ER lumen; complex catalyzes protein asparagine-linked glycosylation; type I membrane protein required for incorporation of Ost3p or Ost6p into the OST complex) — MISDEQLNSLAITFGIVMMTLIVIYHAVDSTMSPKN, encoded by the coding sequence ATGATCTCTGATGAACAGCTGAACTCCTTGGCCATCACCTTCGGTATTGTGATGATGACTTTAATTGTCATTTACCATGCTGTTGACTCCACCATGTCTCCTAAGAACTAA
- the BRE4 gene encoding Bre4p (Zinc finger protein containing five transmembrane domains; null mutant exhibits strongly fragmented vacuoles and sensitivity to brefeldin A, a drug which is known to affect intracellular transport), translated as MKRYERDRSPTPDPDIVKGSYSQTSLRSLHELNYKNPAGISGLSFAGSPQQSVASLSQMRLENLVKDKHWEEVEDFGLEELRDGFFDAAFTKPDSKARSPNSDIDDDNGAARKKLQSGFTKLSEYVWTAIYRPIIHFPRDIRKNGVSIFKFFIAYFIAIVICVIRPSGRWIGHEFRYFLPIAVLIHHPVRNIGVQLEMTISSIIGASFGLGWSALAWYISTATKPTANYQGGILFQSLTMALLFAIWLRSVYRRFFYFTTSFSISIIFTHTVRLASSKFDLKWQIFWDFGISYLFGLLLSLLVCVCVSPHSGNAELMEHYNKCLQTTKTFLMALVDTELIKSKEQIYLAQVKMVKTLNIDLSQGFRDFVNQLTISRFDLQSLKSLRNSLTAMETSLRVLPIAPKIFNDDELKKMYEELEKYRSDSATLSKEASASPQSSGIPTRENTPSAFKPIGPGLLKNEIYINALKASFSKSIFNLILEMIFVLENLSRVLKKYESPNQKNNLDECVKILSHSHSKLKRKIYKLDVCYRDFVNSSFFSQELLNDEESVDIFLFLRYLRNSARQLVTVIHDCQVLGENIHWRIALPSYPLSRALTRLPKQCVLDEGAGNVLHYFEAKRDVDEIFERVYNTYTSRHKYNKGEEEALRLDSQGGDEKSQNRKNHTISIRAIDHNDFNFHTTQNPWRFKLWKLSRILSGDECKWTLKITFCMIFLCLPTWLPESYHWYQEFHCWWAPLTFYLLAHRRYSGNWALVMRRLICGIVGIFWGWAANQSRHFGSPYVVCTFAGLIVVPFSINFLVYRNTKSSFTALMCFTIIALEPYSKPNRHYNLTTAGIWKSTWVTGLALIIGILVSIPINWIVWPFRARTELRDSMSSLLAHLGQSYQTVADRYLYRDADDAPTDLTFAFSHIREVRLTQSLEAIRELLKKARHEPIIISNFNPEKYASLINSCQFLLSKIIEARISGAFFEIWDQDFDIETTRALLSLRRDSVSSVIFVFYILSNCFRSKNKIPRYLPNPIMSRKKLYHFIKKFSEMKDQSHSNLNSGGNSMEKNLFKKIYQQKASSSGQQQLPLPSVANSSEIDSEKMHWTEVHGIAFARAFTDISEALFQVESCAKDILGEENF; from the coding sequence ATGAAAAGATATGAGCGAGATCGAAGTCCCACTCCTGATCCTGATATTGTGAAAGGTTCATACTCTCAAACATCACTCAGGTCACTACATGAACTTAACTATAAGAATCCTGCCGGTATAAGCGGGCTTAGCTTTGCAGGAAGCCCACAACAATCCGTGGCATCCTTATCGCAAATGCGGCTGGAAAATTTGGTTAAGGACAAACACTGGGAGGAAGTAGAGGACTTTGGGCTGGAAGAGCTGAGAGATGGGTTTTTTGATGCTGCTTTTACCAAGCCGGACAGCAAAGCTAGGTCTCCTAACAGCGACATCGATGACGACAATGGCGCTGCAAGGAAAAAACTGCAATCTGGTTTTACCAAGCTTTCCGAATATGTTTGGACTGCTATCTACAGGCCCATTATTCATTTCCCTAGAGATATTAGAAAAAATGGGGTATCCATATTCAAGTTTTTTATTGCTTATTTCATTGCTATCGTGATTTGCGTTATCAGGCCTTCTGGTAGGTGGATTGGCCATGAGTTCAGGTATTTTCTACCCATCGCAGTACTTATACATCATCCGGTCAGAAATATTGGTGTTCAACTGGAAATGACTATAAGCTCCATTATCGGCGCAAGTTTTGGCCTGGGATGGTCGGCTTTGGCATGGTACATTTCCACAGCGACAAAGCCGACCGCAAACTACCAGGGAGGAATTTTATTTCAGAGTCTGACTATGGCCCTCTTATTTGCCATCTGGCTAAGGTCTGTTTACCGTCGGTTCTTCTATTTCACAACTTCGTTTTCGATATCGATTATATTCACTCATACAGTTCGGTTGGCCTCATCCAAGTTTGATTTGAAGtggcaaattttttggGATTTTGGAATCTCATATCTCTTCGGCCTTTTGCTATCTCTCTTGGTTTGTGTATGTGTATCACCACATAGTGGCAATGCAGAGTTAATGGAACATTATAACAAGTGTCTACAGACCACAAAGACCTTTTTAATGGCACTAGTAGATACTGAATTAATAAAGTCCAAAGAACAAATTTACCTAGCCCAAGTAAAAATGGTGAAAACACTAAACATTGATTTATCTCAAGGTTTTAGAGATTTTGTAAATCAGTTGACAATTTCCAGGTTTGACCTTCAATCGTTGAAGAGTTTAAGAAATTCTTTAACTGCCATGGAAACTTCTCTGAGAGTATTACCCATTGCacccaaaatttttaatgatgatgaattgaaaaagatgtaTGAAGAATTGGAGAAGTATAGATCGGATTCTGCGACCCTGAGCAAAGAAGCAAGCGCTAGCCCTCAATCTTCAGGAATTCCAACAAGAGAAAACACGCCCAGTGCCTTTAAGCCTATCGGTCCGGGGcttttaaaaaatgaaatctACATTAATGCATTAAAGGCGTCCTTCTCGAAAAGCATCTTCAACTTAATACTGGAAATGATCTTCGTTTTGGAAAATCTATCAAGAGTACTAAAGAAATACGAGTCtccaaatcaaaaaaacaacTTAGATGAGTGTGTCAAAATATTAAGTCACTCGCATTCTAAATtaaagaggaaaatttACAAACTAGATGTTTGTTACAGGGATTTTGTGAAttctagttttttttcacagGAACTGTTGAATGACGAAGAGTCTGTCgatattttcctttttctaAGATATTTGAGAAACTCCGCAAGGCAGCTAGTTACTGTTATCCACGATTGCCAAGTTTTGGGTGAGAATATTCACTGGAGAATTGCTCTGCCATCATATCCACTGTCTCGTGCGTTGACAAGATTGCCCAAACAATGTGTTCTCGATGAAGGTGCAGGAAAtgttcttcattattttgaGGCCAAACGTGATGtcgatgaaatttttgaaagagtTTATAACACCTACACGTCAAGACACAAGTATAACAAAGGCGAAGAAGAAGCGCTGAGACTTGATTCACAAGGTGGTGACGAAAAGTCACAGAATCGCAAAAACCACACTATTTCCATCAGAGCAATTGATCACAACGACTTCAATTTTCATACAACTCAAAATCCTTGGAGATTTAAACTATGGAAATTGAGTAGAATTTTATCTGGTGATGAATGTAAGTGGACACTAAAGATTACTTTTTGTATGATATTTTTGTGTCTACCAACTTGGCTACCTGAATCCTATCACTGGTACCAAGAATTTCATTGTTGGTGGGCCCCACTCACGTTTTACTTATTAGCACATAGAAGATACTCTGGTAACTGGGCGTTGGTAATGAGGAGATTAATCTGTGGTATAGTAGGTATCTTTTGGGGGTGGGCTGCCAACCAATCGAGACATTTTGGTAGTCCATACGTGGTTTGCACGTTTGCTGGTCTGATCGTGGTCCCATTTAGCATCAACTTTCTTGTCTATAGAAACACCAAATCGAGCTTCACTGCATTAATGTGCTTTACCATAATTGCTCTTGAACCATACAGCAAACCTAATAGACATTATAACTTAACCACCGCTGGAATATGGAAATCTACGTGGGTTACAGGCTTGGCACTTATTATCGGTATTTTGGTTTCGATTCCCATCAACTGGATAGTGTGGCCCTTTAGAGCTAGGACAGAACTAAGAGATAGTATGTCATCATTACTGGCACACTTGGGCCAGTCCTACCAAACCGTGGCGGACCGGTATTTATACAGGGATGCCGACGACGCACCTACTGATTTAACTTTCGCATTTTCCCACATTCGTGAAGTTAGACTGACTCAAAGTCTTGAAGCAATCAGGgaacttttgaagaaagcCCGTCATGAGCCAATCATTATTTCCAACTTCAATCCTGAGAAGTACGCAAGTCTAATCAATTCATGCCAATTTTTGTTATCTAAGATCATTGAAGCGAGAATTTCAGGtgcattttttgaaatttgggATCAggattttgatattgaaacCACGAGAGCCTTACTATCGCTACGAAGAGATAGTGTCTCATCAGTGATTTTCgttttttacattttatCCAATTGTTTCAGATCAAAAAACAAGATACCGCGATACTTGCCAAATCCAATTATGTCACGTAAAAAACTTTACCACTTCATCAAGAAATTTAGTGAAATGAAGGACCAATCACATTCGAATTTAAATTCAGGAGGCAATTCTATGGAGAAGAACctattcaagaaaatataccAACAGAAGGCATCAAGTTCAGGGCAGCAACAATTACCCTTGCCTTCAGTGGCGAACAGCTCTGAAATAGAcagtgaaaaaatgcattgGACAGAGGTTCACGGCATTGCATTTGCGAGAGCTTTTACGGATATTTCTGAAGCCTTGTTCCAGGTAGAGAGTTGTGCAAAAGATATACTGGGcgaagaaaacttttaa
- the PTP1 gene encoding tyrosine protein phosphatase PTP1 (Phosphotyrosine-specific protein phosphatase; dephosphorylates a broad range of substrates in vivo, including Fpr3p; localized to the cytoplasm and the mitochondria; proposed to be a negative regulator of filamentation), which yields MAAAPWYIRQRDTDLLGKFKFIQNQEDGRLREATNGTVNSRWSLGVSIEPRNDARNRYVNIMPYERNRVHLKTLSGNDYINASYVKVNVPGQSIEPGYYIATQGPTRKTWDQFWQMCYHNCPLDNIVIVMVTPLVEYNREKCYQYWPRGGVDDTVRIASKWESPGGANDMTQFPSDLKIEFVNVHKVKDYYTVTDIKLTPTDPLVGPVKTVHHFYFDLWKDMNKPEEVVPIMELCAHSHSLNSRGNPIIVHCSAGVGRTGTFIALDHLMHDTLDFKNITERSRHSDRATEEYTRDLIEQIVLQLRSQRMKMVQTKDQFLFIYHAAKYLNSLSVNQ from the coding sequence ATGGCAGCTGCACCATGGTATATTAGACAGCGTGACACGGATTTATTGGGTAAATTCAAGTTCATACAGAATCAAGAAGACGGCAGATTAAGGGAAGCTACAAACGGAACGGTGAATTCACGATGGTCGTTGGGGGTCAGCATAGAACCTCGTAACGATGCTAGAAACAGATACGTTAACATTATGCCGTATGAGAGGAACCGCGTTCATTTGAAGACTCTATCCGGGAATGATTACATTAATGCCTCGTATGTCAAAGTGAACGTGCCAGGGCAGAGCATCGAACCGGGCTACTATATTGCTACTCAAGGTCCCACGCGTAAAACTTGGGATCAGTTTTGGCAAATGTGCTATCACAATTGTCCTTTAGACAATATTGTCATTGTGATGGTCACGCCTCTGGTAGAATACAATAGGGAGAAGTGCTACCAGTACTGGCCTCGCGGTGGTGTAGACGATACGGTTAGAATAGCATCAAAATGGGAAAGTCCGGGCGGCGCCAATGATATGACTCAATTTCCCTctgatttgaaaatagaGTTTGTTAACGTACATAAGGTGAAGGACTATTATACGGTCACCGATATCAAACTCACACCCACGGACCCTCTTGTAGGACCTGTCAAAACTGTTCACCACTTTTACTTCGACCTTTGGAAAGATATGAACAAGCCAGAGGAAGTAGTACCCATAATGGAATTATGCGCTCACTCCCACAGCTTGAATTCCCGCGGGAACCCCATTATCGTACACTGTTCCGCAGGCGTGGGCAGAACGGGGACGTTCATTGCCCTAGATCATCTCATGCATGATACCTTggattttaaaaatattacaGAACGGTCAAGGCATTCAGACAGGGCTACAGAGGAGTACACACGGGACTTGATCGAACAGATCGTGTTACAGTTGCGCTCGcaaagaatgaaaatggtTCAGACAAAGGATCAGTTCCTATTTATCTACCATGCTGCCAAGTATCTTAACAGTCTTTCCGTGAACCAATAG
- the SSB1 gene encoding Hsp70 family ATPase SSB1 (Cytoplasmic ATPase that is a ribosome-associated molecular chaperone; functions with J-protein partner Zuo1p; may be involved in folding of newly-made polypeptide chains; member of the HSP70 family; interacts with phosphatase subunit Reg1p; SSB1 has a paralog, SSB2, that arose from the whole genome duplication), translating to MAEGVFQGAIGIDLGTTYSCVATYESSVEIIANEQGNRVTPSFVAFTPEERLIGDAAKNQAALNPRNTVFDAKRLIGRRFDDESVQKDMKTWPFKVIDVDGNPVIEVQYLEETKTFSPQEISAMVLTKMKEIAEAKIGKKVEKAVITVPAYFNDAQRQATKDAGAISGLNVLRIINEPTAAAIAYGLGAGKSEKERHVLIFDLGGGTFDVSLLHIAGGVYTVKSTSGNTHLGGQDFDTNLLEHFKAEFKKKTGLDISDDARALRRLRTAAERAKRTLSSVTQTTVEVDSLFDGEDFESSLTRARFEDLNAALFKSTLEPVEQVLKDAKISKSQIDEVVLVGGSTRIPKVQKLLSDFFDGKQLEKSINPDEAVAYGAAVQGAILTGQSTSDETKDLLLLDVAPLSLGVGMQGDMFGIVVPRNTTVPTIKRRTFTTCADNQTTVQFPVYQGERVNCKENTLLGEFDLKNIPMMPAGEPVLEAIFEVDANGILKVTAVEKSTGKSSNITISNAVGRLSSEEIEKMVNQAEEFKAADEAFAKKHEARQRLESYVASIEQTVTDPVLSSKLKRGSKSKIEAALSDALAALQIEDPSADELRKAEVGLKRVVTKAMSSR from the coding sequence atggCTGAAGGTGTTTTCCAAGGTGCTATCGGTATCGATTTAGGTACAACCTACTCTTGTGTTGCTACTTACGAATCCTCCGTTGAAATTATTGCCAACGAACAAGGTAACAGAGTCACCCCATCTTTCGTTGCTTTCACTCCAGAAGAAAGATTGATTGGTGATGCTGCCAAGAACCAAGCTGCTTTGAACCCAAGAAACACTGTCTTCGATGCTAAGCGTTTGATTGGTAGAAGATTCGACGACGAATCTGTTCAAAAGGACATGAAGACCTGGCCTTTCAAGGTTATCGACGTCGATGGTAACCCAGTCATCGAAGTCCAATACTTGGAAGAAACCAAGACTTTCTCCCCACAAGAAATTTCCGCTATGGTTTTGACCAAGATGAAGGAAATTGCTGAAGCTAAGATTGGTAAGAAGGTTGAAAAGGCCGTCATTACTGTCCCAGCTTACTTTAACGACGCTCAAAGACAAGCTACCAAGGATGCCGGTGCCATTTCTGGTTTGAACGTTTTGCGTATCATCAACGAACCTACTGCCGCTGCTATTGCTTACGGTCTAGGTGCTGGTAAGTCCGAAAAGGAAAGACATGTTTTGATTTTCGATTTGGGTGGTGGTACTTTCGATGTTTCCTTGTTGCACATTGCTGGTGGTGTTTACACTGTTAAATCTACTTCCGGTAACACTCACTTGGGTGGTCAAGATTTCGACACCAACTTGTTGGAACACTTCAAGGCTGAattcaagaagaagactGGTTTGGACATCTCCGACGATGCCAGAGCTTTGAGAAGATTGAGAACTGCTGCTGAAAGAGCTAAGAGAACCTTATCTTCTGTCACTCAAACTACCGTTGAAGTTGACTCTTTGTTTGACGGTGAAGATTTCGAATCCTCTTTGACTAGAGCTAGATTTGAAGACTTGAACGCCGCATTGTTCAAGTCTACTTTGGAACCTGTTGAACAAGTTTTGAAGGATGCTAAGATCTCTAAGTCTCAAATCGACGAAGTTGTCTTGGTTGGTGGTTCCACCAGAATTCCAAAGGTCCAAAAGTTGTTGTCTGACTTCTTTGACGGTAAGCAATTGGAAAAATCTATTAACCCAGATGAAGCTGTTGCTTACGGTGCTGCTGTTCAAGGTGCTATCTTGACCGGCCAATCCACATCTGACGAAACCAAGGACTTGTTGTTGTTAGATGTTGCTCCATTATCTCTAGGTGTTGGTATGCAAGGTGACATGTTCGGTATCGTTGTTCCAAGAAACACTACTGTTCCAACCATCAAGAGAAGAACCTTTACTACATGTGCTGACAACCAAACCACCGTTCAATTCCCAGTCTACCAAGGTGAACGTGTTAACTGTAAAGAAAACACTTTGTTGGGTGAATTCGACTTGAAGAACATCCCAATGATGCCAGCTGGTGAACCAGTCTTGGAAGCTATCTTCGAAGTTGATGCTAACGGTATCTTGAAGGTTACTGCCGTCGAAAAGTCTACCGGTAAGTCTTCTAACATCACTATCTCTAACGCTGTTGGTAGATTGTcttctgaagaaattgaaaagatgGTTAACCAAGCTGAAGAGTTCAAGGCTGCCGATGAAGCTTTTGCCAAGAAGCACGAAGCTAGACAAAGATTGGAATCCTACGTTGCCTCCATCGAACAAACTGTCACTGACCCAGTCTTGTCTTCTAAATTGAAGAGAGGTTCCAAGTCCAAGATTGAAGCTGCTTTGTCCGATGCTTTGGCTGCTTTGCAAATCGAAGACCCATCTGCTGATGAATTGAGAAAGGCTGAAGTTGGTTTGAAGAGAGTTGTCACCAAGGCCATGTCTTCTCGTTAA